Proteins found in one Corynebacterium freneyi genomic segment:
- a CDS encoding histidine phosphatase family protein, giving the protein MSAPEKPERGSTREATSASSVKPERGSTREATSASPGWTGAVGEPTRLLLLRHGQTPMSVDRRYSGSASNPSLTDFGRRQARAAADRLVAGDWDIRGIIASPQARALETATYAAVELGLGISVDDDLRETDFGTWEGLTFGEAAARDADIHARWLTDPELTPPGGEAFRTVDDRVAAARRRIADDFGPGTFLVVSHVTPIKSILRQGLGAGFELFTRLHLDLASLSVAEFYADGPTSVTLVNDTAHLR; this is encoded by the coding sequence ATGAGCGCCCCCGAGAAGCCGGAACGTGGATCGACCAGGGAGGCGACGTCGGCAAGCTCCGTGAAACCGGAGCGCGGATCCACCCGGGAGGCGACGTCGGCAAGCCCGGGATGGACCGGCGCGGTCGGCGAACCCACGCGACTGCTGCTGCTGCGCCACGGCCAAACCCCGATGAGCGTCGACCGCCGATACAGCGGCTCGGCGTCGAACCCCTCCCTGACGGACTTCGGCCGCCGCCAAGCACGCGCCGCCGCCGACCGGCTGGTGGCCGGCGACTGGGACATCCGCGGCATCATTGCATCCCCGCAGGCCCGCGCCCTGGAAACCGCGACATACGCGGCGGTGGAACTCGGCCTCGGCATCAGCGTCGACGACGACCTGCGCGAGACCGACTTCGGCACCTGGGAAGGCCTGACCTTCGGCGAAGCCGCCGCCCGCGACGCCGACATCCACGCCCGCTGGCTCACCGACCCCGAACTGACCCCACCCGGCGGCGAGGCCTTCCGCACCGTCGACGACCGCGTCGCCGCCGCCCGCCGCCGCATCGCCGACGACTTCGGCCCCGGCACGTTCCTGGTGGTCAGCCACGTCACGCCCATCAAATCCATCCTCCGCCAGGGCCTCGGCGCCGGGTTCGAACTGTTCACCCGACTGCACCTCGACCTCGCGTCGCTGTCCGTCGCCGAGTTCTACGCCGACGGGCCCACCTCGGTCACGCTGGTCAACGACACCGCCCACCTGAGGTAA
- a CDS encoding zinc ribbon domain-containing protein yields MKLDPVTQVTILELSEAQARMDGLEARRQSSPERAELTSLLAERAALRTSTARSRLSARDLGVDVKKLESDLDKLRRREDEDRRSLDHAEDAEVRRDLEHDLASTRRRREELEHHIADVRDIRDAHEINVGADSDELEDRIRLAEKRVADVDRDMQAQVDGLKRRMEELRGTVDAKLLSRYDKITAETGIGVARLDGRTCLSCYMELDASTMRNFETLPAEEVVTCPECSAWLVRPVTLNAADEANKR; encoded by the coding sequence ATGAAACTCGACCCCGTCACCCAGGTGACCATCCTGGAGCTGTCCGAGGCGCAGGCGCGCATGGACGGGCTCGAGGCACGCCGCCAGTCCTCGCCGGAGCGGGCGGAGCTGACGTCGCTGCTGGCGGAACGCGCCGCACTGCGCACCAGCACCGCCCGATCGCGTCTGTCGGCGCGGGATCTGGGCGTCGACGTGAAGAAGCTCGAATCCGACCTGGACAAGCTGCGCCGCCGCGAAGACGAAGATCGCCGCAGCCTCGACCACGCCGAAGACGCCGAGGTGCGCCGCGACCTGGAGCACGACCTCGCCTCGACGCGCCGTCGCCGAGAAGAGCTCGAACACCACATCGCCGACGTCCGCGACATCCGCGACGCCCACGAGATCAACGTCGGCGCGGACTCCGATGAGCTGGAGGACCGCATCCGCCTGGCCGAGAAGCGCGTCGCCGACGTCGATCGGGACATGCAGGCGCAGGTCGACGGCCTGAAGCGCCGCATGGAGGAACTGCGCGGCACCGTCGACGCGAAGCTGTTGTCGCGCTACGACAAGATCACCGCCGAAACCGGCATCGGCGTCGCCCGACTCGACGGCCGCACGTGCCTGAGCTGCTACATGGAGCTCGACGCGTCGACGATGCGCAACTTCGAAACGCTGCCGGCGGAAGAGGTAGTCACCTGCCCCGAGTGCAGCGCGTGGCTCGTCCGGCCGGTGACCCTCAACGCCGCCGACGAGGCGAACAAGCGATGA
- a CDS encoding Nif3-like dinuclear metal center hexameric protein translates to MNVTVADVRRVLDAAYPPELAEEWDKVGLICGDPDEPVSRVAVALDCTDAVADAALASGAQMLVVHHPLLLRGVSSVAADTPKGRILHKLIRGGVALFAAHTNADSARPGVNDRLAELLGVHPGAPLAPKPGRHLDAWVVRVPGSHAEAVKEAVFAAGAGSVGDYEACAYELSGRGQFRPGDDADPFLGERGRVEHVEELRIEFVAEPSLRSRVHAALVEAHPYEEPSFDVLESLVGDLDPEAAFGIGRVGDLDEPMPFKDFVARVGERLPATEWGVRGAGDPERIIRRVAVASGSGDSFLNVARKLGVDAFVTSDLRHHPVDEALREGGPCIVDTAHWASEFPWCGQAADLLGDALGVETEVLDIRTDPWTVAAAGHNTDTTEENR, encoded by the coding sequence ATGAACGTGACCGTCGCCGACGTGCGCCGAGTTCTCGACGCCGCCTACCCGCCCGAGCTGGCGGAGGAGTGGGACAAGGTCGGGTTGATCTGCGGCGACCCCGACGAGCCGGTGTCGCGGGTGGCGGTGGCCCTCGACTGCACCGACGCGGTGGCCGATGCGGCGCTTGCGTCGGGTGCGCAGATGCTCGTCGTCCACCATCCGCTGTTGCTGCGCGGGGTGTCGTCGGTGGCGGCGGACACGCCGAAGGGGCGGATCCTGCACAAGCTCATTCGCGGTGGGGTGGCGTTGTTCGCGGCGCACACCAACGCCGATTCGGCGCGGCCGGGCGTCAACGACCGCCTCGCCGAGCTGCTGGGAGTGCACCCGGGTGCCCCGTTGGCGCCGAAGCCGGGGCGGCATCTCGATGCCTGGGTGGTGCGGGTGCCGGGGTCGCATGCCGAGGCGGTGAAGGAGGCGGTGTTCGCCGCCGGCGCCGGTTCGGTCGGGGATTACGAAGCGTGCGCGTACGAGCTTTCCGGCCGCGGCCAGTTCCGCCCGGGCGATGACGCCGACCCGTTCCTCGGCGAGCGGGGCCGGGTCGAACATGTCGAGGAGCTGCGCATCGAGTTCGTCGCCGAGCCGTCGCTGCGGTCGAGGGTGCATGCCGCCCTGGTGGAGGCGCACCCGTATGAGGAGCCGAGCTTCGACGTCCTGGAGTCGCTCGTCGGCGATCTCGACCCGGAGGCCGCGTTCGGCATCGGCCGGGTCGGCGATCTCGATGAGCCGATGCCGTTCAAGGATTTCGTCGCCCGGGTCGGCGAGCGTCTGCCCGCCACCGAGTGGGGCGTGCGCGGGGCGGGTGACCCGGAGCGGATCATCCGCCGCGTGGCGGTGGCCTCCGGGTCGGGCGATTCTTTCCTGAACGTCGCGCGCAAGCTGGGCGTGGATGCGTTCGTCACCTCCGACCTGCGTCATCACCCGGTCGACGAGGCGTTGCGCGAGGGCGGGCCCTGCATCGTCGACACCGCCCACTGGGCCAGCGAGTTCCCGTGGTGCGGCCAGGCCGCGGACCTGTTGGGCGATGCGTTGGGCGTCGAGACGGAGGTCCTGGACATCCGCACCGACCCTTGGACCGTCGCCGCCGCCGGCCACAACACCGACACCACCGAGGAGAACCGATGA